One Bradyrhizobium zhanjiangense DNA segment encodes these proteins:
- a CDS encoding TRAP transporter small permease, with protein MTDPHVASHEHEAVTGRPSTGLLSRINAPVARAGMYLSVAGLLVIVVIVFYQVFGRYVLNSSPTWTENLALVLILYVTLIGAAVGVRDAGHIGMDSLLVMLPDHMREKIELVIHVLVAVFGIAMAYNGWILGASVGTVKIPNLGLPEVIRYVPLIASGILIISFSIEHIIALLRGEEVVPSWN; from the coding sequence ATGACAGACCCACACGTCGCAAGCCACGAGCACGAGGCGGTCACTGGTCGCCCGTCCACCGGATTGCTGTCGCGGATCAATGCTCCCGTCGCGCGCGCGGGCATGTATCTGTCCGTGGCCGGCCTGCTCGTCATCGTCGTCATCGTGTTCTACCAGGTGTTCGGACGTTACGTGCTCAATTCCAGCCCGACCTGGACGGAGAACCTTGCGCTGGTTCTGATCCTGTATGTCACCTTGATCGGCGCCGCCGTCGGCGTGCGCGATGCCGGACATATTGGCATGGACAGTCTCTTGGTGATGCTTCCGGATCACATGCGGGAGAAGATCGAGCTCGTGATCCACGTCCTGGTGGCCGTGTTCGGCATTGCGATGGCCTACAATGGCTGGATCCTCGGGGCGTCGGTCGGAACGGTGAAGATCCCCAATCTCGGCCTGCCTGAGGTGATCCGCTACGTGCCGCTGATCGCCTCCGGCATCCTGATCATCTCTTTTTCAATCGAGCACATCATTGCTCTCTTGCGCGGCGAAGAGGTCGTCCCCTCATGGAACTGA